The following is a genomic window from Bordetella sp. H567.
TGGGCCTCCTCCTACTATCTGCCCGCCGTGTTGAGCGTGCCGATGGCCCGGGACCTAGGCATCGGCGTGCCCACGGTGTTTGCGGCGTTTTCCTTCGCGCTGCTGATCTCCGCCCTGCTCGGCCCTTATTCCGGCCGGGCCATCGATCGCTGGGGCGGACGCCCCGTGCTGATCGCAACCAATCTGATCTTTGCCCTGGGCCTGTTCTGGCTGGGAAGCGTGCATTCCCCCTTCGGGCTGTTCGCGGCGTGGGCGGTGCTGGGCATCGGGATGGGCAGCGGCTTGTACGAAGCCGCGTTTGCTTCGCTGGTGCGTCTGTATGGGCAATCGTCGCGGGGCGCGATCTCGGGCATCACGCTTATCGCCGGCTTCGCCAGTACGGTGGGTTGGCCGCTGACCAGTTTCCTGCAAGTGGAGTTCGGCTGGCGCGAGGCGTGCCATGCCTGGGCGGCCCTGCATTTGATCCTGGCCCTGCCACTGAATTACCTGTTGCCCTCGCCATCGCCATCCGCCGCCGCCGAACACGCGCCGCGCGCGAGGCCGGCGGAGAACCCGACACCCGCTCGGACCACGTGGCCGTCCGTGGTCCTGGCGGTGGTCTTCGCCATTACGTGGTTCATCAGTACCGCGTTGGCCGCCCACCTGCCGCGCCTGCTGATGGGCGCGGGCGCGACCTTCGCCGCGGCCGTGGCAGCCGGGGCTTTGATGGGTCCGGCACAAGTGGGCGCGCGCATCCTGGAGTTCGGCTTGCTGCGCAAGGTACATCCGCTGCTCTCGGCGCGCCTGGCGACGGTGGCGCATCCCGTCGGTGCCCTATTGCTGCTGTTTTTCGGCGCGCCGCTTGCGTCGGTCTTTGTCATCCTTCATGGCGCCGGCAATGGCATCCTGACGATAGCCAAGGGCACGCTTCCCCTGGTGCTGTTCGGCTCGCAGGGCTACGGCGCGCGGCAGGGCATGTTGATGGTGCCGGCGCGCATCGCCCAGGCCTTGGCGCCATGGCTCTTCGGCCTGTGCCTGGACCAATGGGGCGACGGGGCGCTATGGGTATCAGCCACGCTGAGCGCGATCGGCTTCGCCGCCCTGCTTACGCTCAATGCCGACATGGGGAACGTGCGCGAACCGGCATCGGCCGGCGCCGCCACGCCTGGCGGCAGGTAGGCACGAAGGCCCATCCGGGTCGCGCTTGATTCAGATCACAACGCAGGTTTGAAGGTACGCCTACGCTCTTCTTGGGTCCGCATCGCGCGGACCGTACGCCGGGCGCGGACCGTACGCCGCGCATGGCCGGCCAAGGAGAAACCGCATGACAAAGACCATGAAGGCCGCGGTCGTCCGTGAATTCGGCAAACCGCTTGTAATCGAGGAAGTGGCCGTACCGACGCCCGGACCCGGCCAGATCCTGGTCAAGATCGCCGCCACCGGCGTCTGTCATACAGACCTGCACGCGGCCGACGGCGATTGGCCCGTCAAGCCTAAACCGCCTTTCATTCCCGGCCATGAAGGCGTGGGACACGTCGTCGGCATAGGCGCCGCCGTCAGGCACGTGAAGGAAGGCGATCGCGTGGGCGTTCCGTGGCTCTATACCGCCTGCGGCCATTGCCGGCACTGCCTGGGCGGTTGGGAAACGCTGTGCATGGAGCAGCAGAACACCGCCTATTCCGTGAACGGCAGCTTCGCCGAGTACGTCGTCGCCGACCCCAACTACGTCGGCCACCTGCCGGATAACGTCTCCTTCATCGACATCGCCCCCATCCTCTGCGCGGGCGTAACGGTGTACAAGGGGCTGAAGGTCACCGACACCAAGCCGGGCGATTGGGTGGTGGTGTCCGGCATCGGCGGCCTTGGCCATCTGGCTGTGCAGTACGCCAAGGCCATGGGCCTGAATGTCCTTGCGGTCGACATCGACGACGCGAAGTTGGACCTGGCCCGCCACCTTGGGGCGGCGCTGGCGATCAACGCCCGCAAGAGCGATCCGGTCGCCTTCGTGAAGAAGGAGATCGGCGGCGCGCAGGGCGTGCTCGTAACGGCGGTATCGCCGAAGGCGTTCGAGCAGGCGCTGGGCATGGTCGGACGCGGCGGCACCGTATCGCTGAACGGCCTGCCGCCGGGCGACTTTCCCCTCTCCATCTTCGACACCGTGCTGAACGGCATCACCGTGCGCGGCTCCATCGTGGGCACGCGGCTGGACCTGCAGGAGGCGCTGGACTTCGCCGGCGCGCGCAAGGTCAAGGCGACGGTCGCCACCGAAAAGCTGGAAGACATCAACGGGATTTTTTCGCGCATGCATCACGGCGACATTCAGGGACGTATCGTCATCGACTTCCAGAAGTAGCCGGCATTCCCCAGGAAATCCAAGCTTGCGCTTTCCACCCGCGCCCGCTGGGTTTATAAAGCCACGGGCAACCGCCCGTCAGCCCGTGCTCGCGCACTTTCGCGCGCGCGGCGCGGACTGGACGGTTGCGCAACGCCTGTCGCCTGCGTGGCGGCACGGCGCGGCTTCACGCAACATGGCCGCGGCAGAACGACATATCGTGGCCCGGCCGGCAAATAGGCAAGTGATGGAACGGCAAGGATTTTCGATAAAAAAAGATGGGGCGATCGCGTTGATCTTGTCCGCCCGCCTGGGGGATTCGTTGTTTCTGATGAACATCGCCAACAACCTGAGGCGGGCCGGGCGCCGCGTGGTGGTCTTCGGTACACACGGGTATGCGTTGGCGAACTGGTTTCCCGGCTTCGATATACGGCCGCTGCCCGGCGAAGACGAAATTGCAGCGCTGGGCGATTACGCTGCCATCATCCAGATGGCCGCGAGTGGTCCGATTGCGGGGCTGGACGAACGTTTTGCCCAGTTCCGGGCCATAAAGTCGCGGCCGGCGCCCAAGGCGCCGATGGACAGCGGGGGACGCGGCAGCCCCAGCTGGAGCGACGGCGCCCCAGGCCACGCCCACCGGTACAACGGCGCCATGGCCAGTTTCCGCGCGTTCACGCTATCCCTGTTCGGCTTGAGCGACTGGACGCGCGAAATCGGTTTGCAAGCCCCCGCCCACCTGCGGCCTCGCTTGCATGAGCGCCGCGTCATCATCCACCCGACGTCCAGCGAAGCTGCCCGATGCTGGAAACCGAGCCAGTATGTCGCCCTGGCCACCGTGCTGCGCACGCGAGGTTTCGAACCGGTTTTCGTGCTGGCACCGGCGGAGCGGGCGGAGTGGCGGGATTTGCTGGCCCGGCATGGCTTGTCCATCCTGGATGCCCCCGATCTGGCCCACACCGCGGAGGCGATCTACGAATCCGGCTGGTTCATCGGCACGGATTCCGGCATCGGGCATCTTGCGTCGGCCTGTGGGATTCCAACCGTGACCATCGTGGACCGCCCCCGGAACATGCGCCGATGGCGGCCGGTCTGGGCGCCGGGATTGGTGGTGCAGCCTTGGTGGCTGCCGATGCGATGGCTGCGCCGTGCCTATTGGCGCGAGGCCACCACCGTGGGAAGGACCTTGCGCACCTTCGATAAGCTGCGGAAATGGGTGGAGGACGACGGACGCGCGGCCGCCGAAGCGGCCGGAAATTCCAGGCCGCTACCTCGCTGATCCGGCGGCGAACTTATTCGTCCGGATCCACCCACATGTCGGTGATCCGGCCCGCGGCATCCGTCAGGATGGTCACGCGGCCCGGCTCGCGATCCATCGATACCGGTCCGGACGATATCCGCAGTTTCCGTCCGATCAGGTCGCCCAGCAGAAAGGTCACCACCTGGGAATGGATCGGTATCGCCAGGCTGCCCAGCTCGGTCCTGGATACCTGGCCGCTGTGCCAGGGCCAGGGGAAATCGCCGCCGCCATGGTCGCCGTTCGTGCGCATTGCCGTTGCTTGGATCATCGTACGCTCCCGGTATGCTGGCCCGTCCCATTGACGGGCTCGGATGGGAGTGTCCCGGCCTGGGCCCGCCGAAGATAGCTAGGCGTACGTCCTAGTCCGAACGCGGGCGGCGATCTGCCCTAGACCGGCCAGCGTATGCGTGTTCGGTCATGACCGGCCGTTATGCGCGCCGTCCATCTCCTTGCCGCCGCGCCTCGCCCCTCTGTGCCCTTCTCGCGCCGCCGACGGGCGCGGAGCCGGGTATGCCGGCCTGCGTGCATGCGCTGAACGTGTTCGACTACCTGTACGACGCGGACGAGGGATACGTCGGCTTGCGCCGCGTGCGTTGAAATCCGCTGTCCGCCAGGCGCTCGCAGCAGCGGCGTCGCGACGCCGTCCGCAACCGGCACTCAGGATTTATGTTCCACCGTCGCGGCCGCTGGCGTGTGCGCTTCCTCGCGGTCCCGTTCGGTGCGATCTGTCTTGCCCGCATCCGGCTTGACGGATTTGCCCGCGTGCCGCTTGGCCGCGGCCTGCTTGGCTTCCTGCGAATCGAATCGATGGGCCTTGCCCATGGCGTGGGCGGCGCGGCCTCCCTGTGCGGCGATCCCACGCAGCAGCTCGGGATCCATCGCGGCAAAGCCCCTCGGCTTGCGGCCCGTTTTGCGTTCCTCTGTCATCATGCGCCCCCTTTGGTCAGTGGCATGAATCAGGCAACGGGCGTGCCCAATAAGGCGCGTTCAGGGATTCCCTTGCATGCCGCACCCGACGATGAATCGGCAAGCGCCGGCCGGGATTTCTAAGGATCGGCACCACTTACCGCCTTTGTAGGCCTTACGGGGAAAAGCAAAACCAGCAGTGGCGCACGATTTCCGTACCGCGATGTTACTTAATATGTATTGCCGGGCGGCCCGGTGGGCGCTTGCTCTCAACGCCAAACAACTGCCTGTTAGGCTCCGCAAGCGTTACGGGCCAGCCCGCGGGCCCACACCCCACGCTTACAAACAGTGACGCCACTGGACCTGTAATGCCTGGTGCGATGCTATTTTTCCCGCGGGTCGACGGGCTGTTACAAGCAGCTGGTACGTCGGAGACCCGCACACGAGCTTTGAGGCCACCGCACCCGCAGTGGCCTCTTTTTTTGGCTCAATGCAACTTGACGCGCGGGTGTGTGCGCCGGGTCAACAGGCGAGCCAGCGCCAGCGACACCGTGCGGGAAAACCCCAGCACGGTACGGTGATGCAGCAGGTGCAGGCTGGCATACATCCAGCGCGCGATCGTCCCGCTAACGAAGAAACCGCGTCCCAGCAGCGCGCCCATCAGGCTTCCCACGCCGCGCTCACGGCCCAGCGCCACCAGCGAGCCGCGGTCCTTGTACACAAAATCGCCCGACGGTTCCGGCTTGCCGGTGATCCGGGCGCTGAGGCGGCGGCGCAGGTAACTGGCTTCCTGGTGCGCCGCCTGTGCGCGCGCCGGCACGACCTTGCCGTCCGGACGCGGCGCCGCGGCGCAATCGCCAAAAGCCAGGATATGCGGGTCTTCCGTCTGCAACCGGGCATCCACCTCCAGCTGGCCCGCGCGGTTGCGCGGCAGATCCAGATTGCCCAGGACGTCCGGGCCCTTGATGCCCGCGGCCCACATGCAAAGATCCGCGGGAAATGTGCGGCCATCCTTGGTGTGCACGGAGTCCTGCGTGACCTCGGATACCAGGCAGCCGCTTTCGATGGCGATGTCCAGGCTCTCCAGCCGCCGCTGCGCGGCGCGCGACAGCCGCTCCGGCAACCCAGCCAGGATGCGGGGCGCGCCCTCGATGATGCGTATTGCCAGGTCCCGGCGCGGGTCGAAGTTCGACAACTCGTAGGCGGCAACCAGGCGGCTGGCTTCCCGCAGTTCCGCGGCCAATTCAACCCCCGTGGCCCCCCCGCCGACGATGGCGATATTCAGCTTGGCCTGCGGATCGCCGGCTTTGGCCTGGTCGACCTTGACCATGGCTTGCAGCATGGTGAGACGGAATTGTTCGGCCGATTCCGGCGTATCCAGCGTGATCGCATGTTCGCGCGCGCCGGGCGTGCCGAAGAAGTTCGAGGTACTGCCCACCGCGACGACCAGGGTGTCATAGGCAATGTCGCGCTCGGGCAGCAATGGTTGGCCCGTCAGGCCGGACACGGCGCCGACGTGGACGATGCGACGGGCGCGGTCCACGCCCTGCATCGATCCCAGGACGAAGTTGAAATGCGACAGGCTGGCCAGCATCAGGTAGGACAGGCCTTCCTGCTGGACGTCCACCGTGCCCGCGGCGGCCTCGTGCAGGGTGGGTTTCCAGATATGCAGCATGTGGCTGTCCACGAGGGTGACGTGCTGGCGGCCATGCTTGCGGCCCAGTTCGGTGGCCAACTCCAGCCCGCCCGCGCCGCCGCCCACGATGACGACGCGGTGCGGCGGCCTCGCGGCCTGTGCCCGCGTGGGCACGCCGGCATCGGCGCTTCCGGGTTTGTCGGGCTGCGATTGTTCGCGCAGAAATACGGGGGTTTCGGGCATAAGGACACCTCGGCGCGGGCGCCGCCGCCGGGGACGGCGCAAGGAAACGGGGCGGCCCTCCGGCCGCCGGCCTATCCTTTTGGGCCAGCAAACGGTGTTCCATCGCGGTCGCGGCCCACGGCGCGTGATGCGCCGCGCGCCGATATGGCCAGCCAAGGTCTGCAAGCCCGACGCCCCTTGCGGCGCGCACGGTCTGGCCCAAGTCCCGGCGGGGCCGATGACGGCCGGACGGGCTACGGCCGTGGCTGGCCGTTGGAGGAATCCGCGGTCTGCTCAGGCCTCTTCGTGGTTTCTTCCCAACCGCCGCCCAGCGCCTTGTACAGGGCGACACGGTTCAGCAGCGCGCCCAGGCCTGCCTGTACCAGTTGCAGTTGCGCGTTGTAGTACGTCACCTGGGCGTTCTGCACCTGCAGGTAGCTGTCCACGCCGCCGTTGTAGCGCATGGTGGACAGATCCACTGTGCGCGCGGACGATGCCTCCAATGCACGCAGGGCCTGCACCTGCGTACCGTAGGTCGCCTCGCCCGCCAGCGCGTCCGAGACCTCCTGGAACGCCTGCTGGATGGATTTCTCGTATTGCGCCACCGCGATGTTGTTGCGTGCCTCGGCCACCGCCAGGTTCGAACGTATCGCCCCGCCGGCAAAGATGGGCGTTGTGATGGAAGGCGAAAAACTCCAGAACCCATGGCCGCCCTTGAACAGGTCGTCCAGGGACGGACTGGCCGCGCCCAGCAGGCCGGTCAGGGAAATCGTCGGAAAGAACGCCGCGCGCGCAGCGCCGATATTAGCGTTGGCCGCGCGCAAGGCGCTTTCGGCCGCAAGGATGTCGGGGCGGCGTTCCAGCAGCGCGGACGGCAGGCCGGCCGGGATGGTCGCCAGCACCTGCGCGTTGTCGAAAGGCGCGGCGGGCGGCAGGCCCGACGGCAGCGGTGCGCCTATCAGCAGCACCAGCGCGTTCACCGCCTGGGCCTGGAGGCGCGCCAATTCCGCCAGGTTGGCCGATGCGGCGTCCAGCAACGACTTGGCCTGGTTCAAGTCCAATTCCGACGACACGCCGCCGTCGAAGCGGCGCTTGACCAGGTCATAGGATGCCTGCCGCGCGTCCAGCGTCTTGCGTGTGAGCTCGAGCTGCACGTCGGCGGCGCGCAGGTTCAGGTAGGCCTGCGCCACCTCGCCCACCAGGGAAATCTGCACGCTGCGGCGCGCCTGTTCCGTGGATAGGTATTGCTGGTAAGCGGCCTCCGACAGGCTGCGCAGCCGGCCGAAGAGGTCGATCTCGAAGGTGGTCAATCCCAGGCCTGCCTGGTATTGGCTGCTGATCGAGGGCGAATGCGGGCCGCCCGCACGCAGGTCAGGCGGCAGGCGCTGCCGCGTGCCCTGGATGCCGGCACCTATGCTGGGAAACAGTTGACCGCGCTGCACGCCCCATTGGGCGCGGGCTTCCTCCACGCGCTGCACCGCCACGCGCAGATCGCGGTTGTTCTGCAACGAGACCGCGATCAGGGCCTGCAGCCGCGGATCGCGGAAGAAATCGCGCCAGCCGACGTCGGCCGCCGCGACATCGCCGGCTGGAGCCACCGCCGCGGCGGGCTGGGTGCCGGCCGTCGCGGCCTTGTCGTCGCCGCTGTACACCAGTTTGGGTTGATCCGGCCAGTCCGCCTGGACGGGCGCGGCGGGCCGCTCGTACTTCGGTGCGAGCGTGCAAGCGCTGAGCGCGGCGGCGACAGCCGTGGCCAGCGCGGCGTGTTTCAACATGGGCTGCGGGCGCATCATTCGGCCTTCCCTTCGGTGGCGGGCCTCGGCGGCGGCCCCTCCTGAGCCCGTTTCACCGCCTGCTCCTGCTCGAAGGCGTGTTTTTCCGCGCCCAGCAGGCGCGGCCT
Proteins encoded in this region:
- a CDS encoding MFS transporter translates to MRLSHRISVVAALGTTQTLAWASSYYLPAVLSVPMARDLGIGVPTVFAAFSFALLISALLGPYSGRAIDRWGGRPVLIATNLIFALGLFWLGSVHSPFGLFAAWAVLGIGMGSGLYEAAFASLVRLYGQSSRGAISGITLIAGFASTVGWPLTSFLQVEFGWREACHAWAALHLILALPLNYLLPSPSPSAAAEHAPRARPAENPTPARTTWPSVVLAVVFAITWFISTALAAHLPRLLMGAGATFAAAVAAGALMGPAQVGARILEFGLLRKVHPLLSARLATVAHPVGALLLLFFGAPLASVFVILHGAGNGILTIAKGTLPLVLFGSQGYGARQGMLMVPARIAQALAPWLFGLCLDQWGDGALWVSATLSAIGFAALLTLNADMGNVREPASAGAATPGGR
- the adhP gene encoding alcohol dehydrogenase AdhP yields the protein MTKTMKAAVVREFGKPLVIEEVAVPTPGPGQILVKIAATGVCHTDLHAADGDWPVKPKPPFIPGHEGVGHVVGIGAAVRHVKEGDRVGVPWLYTACGHCRHCLGGWETLCMEQQNTAYSVNGSFAEYVVADPNYVGHLPDNVSFIDIAPILCAGVTVYKGLKVTDTKPGDWVVVSGIGGLGHLAVQYAKAMGLNVLAVDIDDAKLDLARHLGAALAINARKSDPVAFVKKEIGGAQGVLVTAVSPKAFEQALGMVGRGGTVSLNGLPPGDFPLSIFDTVLNGITVRGSIVGTRLDLQEALDFAGARKVKATVATEKLEDINGIFSRMHHGDIQGRIVIDFQK
- a CDS encoding glycosyltransferase family 9 protein, with translation MNIANNLRRAGRRVVVFGTHGYALANWFPGFDIRPLPGEDEIAALGDYAAIIQMAASGPIAGLDERFAQFRAIKSRPAPKAPMDSGGRGSPSWSDGAPGHAHRYNGAMASFRAFTLSLFGLSDWTREIGLQAPAHLRPRLHERRVIIHPTSSEAARCWKPSQYVALATVLRTRGFEPVFVLAPAERAEWRDLLARHGLSILDAPDLAHTAEAIYESGWFIGTDSGIGHLASACGIPTVTIVDRPRNMRRWRPVWAPGLVVQPWWLPMRWLRRAYWREATTVGRTLRTFDKLRKWVEDDGRAAAEAAGNSRPLPR
- a CDS encoding KGG domain-containing protein codes for the protein MMTEERKTGRKPRGFAAMDPELLRGIAAQGGRAAHAMGKAHRFDSQEAKQAAAKRHAGKSVKPDAGKTDRTERDREEAHTPAAATVEHKS
- a CDS encoding NAD(P)/FAD-dependent oxidoreductase — protein: MPETPVFLREQSQPDKPGSADAGVPTRAQAARPPHRVVIVGGGAGGLELATELGRKHGRQHVTLVDSHMLHIWKPTLHEAAAGTVDVQQEGLSYLMLASLSHFNFVLGSMQGVDRARRIVHVGAVSGLTGQPLLPERDIAYDTLVVAVGSTSNFFGTPGAREHAITLDTPESAEQFRLTMLQAMVKVDQAKAGDPQAKLNIAIVGGGATGVELAAELREASRLVAAYELSNFDPRRDLAIRIIEGAPRILAGLPERLSRAAQRRLESLDIAIESGCLVSEVTQDSVHTKDGRTFPADLCMWAAGIKGPDVLGNLDLPRNRAGQLEVDARLQTEDPHILAFGDCAAAPRPDGKVVPARAQAAHQEASYLRRRLSARITGKPEPSGDFVYKDRGSLVALGRERGVGSLMGALLGRGFFVSGTIARWMYASLHLLHHRTVLGFSRTVSLALARLLTRRTHPRVKLH
- a CDS encoding efflux transporter outer membrane subunit; protein product: MMRPQPMLKHAALATAVAAALSACTLAPKYERPAAPVQADWPDQPKLVYSGDDKAATAGTQPAAAVAPAGDVAAADVGWRDFFRDPRLQALIAVSLQNNRDLRVAVQRVEEARAQWGVQRGQLFPSIGAGIQGTRQRLPPDLRAGGPHSPSISSQYQAGLGLTTFEIDLFGRLRSLSEAAYQQYLSTEQARRSVQISLVGEVAQAYLNLRAADVQLELTRKTLDARQASYDLVKRRFDGGVSSELDLNQAKSLLDAASANLAELARLQAQAVNALVLLIGAPLPSGLPPAAPFDNAQVLATIPAGLPSALLERRPDILAAESALRAANANIGAARAAFFPTISLTGLLGAASPSLDDLFKGGHGFWSFSPSITTPIFAGGAIRSNLAVAEARNNIAVAQYEKSIQQAFQEVSDALAGEATYGTQVQALRALEASSARTVDLSTMRYNGGVDSYLQVQNAQVTYYNAQLQLVQAGLGALLNRVALYKALGGGWEETTKRPEQTADSSNGQPRP